The following are encoded together in the Arcobacter aquimarinus genome:
- a CDS encoding leucyl aminopeptidase: MKINILEKNDKLKSEVEIIFVKELDSLTQDKELLEILDFKAKDEACVLLAESKKIYVGYEKDNYDCIAIAIATAIKKLQTTKFKSANIVLNQELKDNFKALVEGAILGEYKFTDYKSEKEKRKIELDLIVEEKNSSLEKILNDSKIIAKAVNKARNMVNTAPADFYPEVMANIAQELAKDVDISCEVYGEKYLEKNNMMAMHSVGRASIHESKLIHLSYKPKNAKAKIVLVGKGLTYDSGGLSLKPADFMVTMKADKSGGCAVLSTMWAIAKLELPFEVHGIVGAVENMIGGNAYKPDDILKAKNGKTIEVRNTDAEGRLVLADCLCYAQDEIKDIDYIFDYATLTGACVVGVGEYTTGVMGNNEILKKEAVVSALNSGEYATALDFNRFLRKAIKSEIADVCNIANTRYGGAITAGMFLDNFIYEENKNKWIHFDIAGPAFVEKAWGYNPHGASGTGVRFTVEFLRGLLKD, from the coding sequence ATGAAAATTAATATTTTAGAGAAAAATGATAAATTAAAATCAGAAGTTGAAATTATATTTGTTAAAGAACTTGATTCTTTAACTCAAGATAAAGAGTTATTAGAAATTCTTGATTTTAAAGCAAAAGATGAAGCTTGTGTTTTATTAGCTGAATCTAAAAAAATTTATGTTGGATATGAAAAAGATAATTATGATTGTATAGCAATAGCGATAGCAACAGCAATTAAAAAACTTCAAACAACTAAATTCAAAAGTGCAAATATTGTTTTAAATCAAGAGTTAAAAGATAATTTTAAAGCTTTAGTTGAAGGTGCTATTTTAGGTGAGTACAAATTTACTGATTATAAGTCAGAAAAAGAGAAAAGAAAGATTGAATTAGACCTAATAGTTGAAGAAAAAAATAGTAGTTTAGAAAAGATTTTAAATGATTCAAAAATTATTGCTAAAGCTGTAAATAAAGCAAGAAATATGGTAAATACAGCGCCTGCTGATTTTTATCCAGAAGTTATGGCTAATATTGCTCAAGAGTTAGCAAAAGATGTGGATATTTCTTGTGAAGTTTATGGTGAAAAATATTTAGAAAAAAATAATATGATGGCAATGCATAGTGTGGGAAGAGCTTCAATTCATGAATCAAAACTAATTCATTTATCTTATAAACCTAAAAATGCAAAAGCTAAAATTGTTTTGGTTGGGAAAGGATTAACTTATGATTCAGGAGGTTTATCATTAAAACCTGCTGATTTTATGGTTACAATGAAAGCAGATAAATCAGGTGGTTGTGCTGTTCTTTCTACAATGTGGGCAATTGCTAAACTTGAACTTCCTTTTGAAGTTCATGGAATTGTAGGTGCTGTTGAAAATATGATAGGTGGAAATGCTTATAAACCTGATGATATTTTAAAAGCAAAAAATGGTAAAACAATTGAAGTAAGAAATACAGATGCTGAGGGAAGATTGGTTCTTGCTGATTGTTTATGTTATGCTCAAGATGAGATAAAAGATATTGATTATATTTTTGATTATGCAACACTTACAGGTGCTTGTGTGGTTGGTGTTGGTGAATATACAACAGGTGTTATGGGAAATAATGAAATTTTGAAAAAAGAAGCAGTAGTAAGTGCTTTAAATTCAGGTGAGTATGCAACAGCTTTAGATTTTAATAGATTTTTAAGAAAAGCTATAAAATCAGAAATAGCTGATGTTTGTAATATCGCAAATACAAGATATGGTGGAGCAATTACAGCTGGAATGTTTTTAGATAATTTTATTTATGAAGAAAATAAAAATAAATGGATTCATTTTGATATAGCTGGTCCTGCATTTGTTGAAAAAGCTTGGGGTTATAATCCTCATGGAGCAAGTGGAACAGGTGTTAGATTTACAGTTGAGTTTTTAAGAGGTTTATTAAAAGATTAA